The Achromobacter deleyi genome has a window encoding:
- a CDS encoding DMT family transporter, with the protein MLLLCVCWGFQQIAIKLVADDVAPIMQIGLRSTFAALVLAVVVWRREGLRAFSDGTALPGLIVGLLFAGEFLFVAQGLVYTTASHMSVFLYTAPIFAALGLHWLLPEERMKPLQWLGVAVAFCGIAVAFLGKGGQQPGQPGASDMLLGDAMGLVAGLLWGATTVAIRKTSLSEAAPAKTLLYQMAVASVGLLAFAVATGHHGIRFTQAAVLSVAFQSVVVALSSYLAWFWLLRRYLASRLSILSFMTPLFGVSFGVLILNEPLDAGFVAGAAMVLAGITLVSGAEMLREMFRKRLG; encoded by the coding sequence ATGCTGCTGTTGTGCGTGTGCTGGGGTTTCCAGCAGATCGCGATCAAGCTGGTGGCCGACGACGTGGCGCCCATCATGCAGATCGGCCTGCGTTCGACCTTCGCGGCCCTGGTGCTGGCCGTGGTGGTATGGCGGCGCGAAGGCCTGCGCGCCTTCAGCGACGGCACCGCCCTGCCCGGCCTGATCGTGGGCTTGCTGTTCGCGGGCGAATTCCTGTTCGTCGCCCAGGGGCTGGTCTACACCACGGCCTCGCACATGTCCGTGTTCCTGTACACGGCGCCCATCTTTGCGGCGCTGGGCCTGCATTGGCTGCTGCCCGAAGAGCGCATGAAGCCGCTGCAGTGGCTGGGCGTGGCGGTCGCGTTCTGCGGAATCGCCGTCGCGTTCCTGGGCAAGGGCGGCCAGCAACCCGGCCAGCCCGGCGCCAGCGACATGCTGCTGGGCGACGCAATGGGCTTGGTGGCGGGCCTGCTATGGGGCGCCACCACCGTGGCGATCCGCAAGACCTCGCTGTCGGAAGCCGCTCCCGCCAAGACCCTGCTTTATCAAATGGCCGTGGCCTCCGTTGGCCTGCTGGCCTTTGCCGTGGCCACCGGCCATCACGGCATCCGGTTCACGCAGGCAGCGGTGCTCAGCGTGGCCTTCCAGTCGGTGGTGGTCGCACTGTCCAGCTACCTGGCGTGGTTCTGGCTGCTGCGCCGCTACCTGGCATCACGCCTGTCCATCCTGTCCTTCATGACGCCGCTGTTCGGCGTGAGCTTCGGCGTGCTGATCCTGAACGAGCCGCTGGATGCGGGCTTCGTGGCCGGCGCGGCGATGGTGCTGGCGGGGATCACCCTGGTCAGCGGCGCCGAGATGCTTCGCGAGATGTTCCGCAAACGGCTGGGCTGA